Proteins encoded in a region of the Amphiprion ocellaris isolate individual 3 ecotype Okinawa chromosome 21, ASM2253959v1, whole genome shotgun sequence genome:
- the lmod2b gene encoding leiomodin-2 → MSCFGYRRELSKYEDVDEDELLASLSPEELAELEKELADIDPDANVPIGLRQRDQTDKTPTGTFSREALMKYWENETRRLLEDEIGGGSPKPDEEQEEECVTEENSEEEEEKDDENEKEQKKEEEEEDEGEEEEEEESEEEEEPVTEEEEEEDEEEEQDNKLKPEPTKDPGPLTSRVNTLTLLRPQRAEPLRLTPPPPPVDPNTTGNPTVVDDALQRALSNDPELTEVNLNNIDDISQETLIRFAEALRSNTHVRVFSLANTRADDPVALAIAKMLRENSSIISLNIESNYVTGKGVMALVQALPGNNTLTELRFHNQRHMCGGQVEMEMVKILRENHTLIKLGYQFNLPGPRMSMTGILTRNQDRQRQKRLQEQRQQQQQGQPDGAVYPRTTALRGTPVSSPYSSPWSSPKLPRSDTAKKQTPPAPPPPPPPPPPPPPPPPPPPPPPQREKKKPTRMIAEVIKAHEAGSKKVAKTKGKKGKKAKEKEETSSILKELKSALRPVSVDRRGEEGSRPSTPMRSAHDQLMESIRNSSLRNLRRVEVPHHLR, encoded by the exons ATGAGCTGTTTTGGTTATCGTCGAGAGCTGAGTAAGTACGAAGATGTCGACGAGGACGAGCTTTTGGCTTCCCTCAGCCCCGAGGAGCTGGCTGAGTTGGAAAAGGAGCTGGCCGACATCGATCCTGACGCTAACGTACCCATCGGACTGAGACAGAGAGACCAGACAGATAAGACCCCAACGGGCACCTTCAGCAGAGAGGCCCTCATGAAGTACTGGGAAAACGAGACTCGCAGACTGCTGGAGGACGAGATCGGAGGAGGAAGCCCTAAACCG GATGAAGAGCAAGAAGAGGAGTGTGTGAcggaagaaaacagtgaagaagaggaagagaaagatgatgaaaatgagaaagagcagaaaaaggaggaagaggaggaagatgaaggagaagaagaagaagaggaggaaagtgaggaagaagaggaacctgtaacagaagaagaggaagaagaggatgaagaggaggaacaggataataaattaaaacctGAACCCACAAAAGATCCAGGACCGCTAACGTCGCGGGTCAACACCCTGACGCTCTTGAGgcctcagagggcggagcctcTCAGActgactcctcctcctccacctgtcGACCCAAACACGACTGGAAACCCAACTGTTGTCGACGACGCTCTGCAGCGAGCCCTTAGCAACGACCCCGAACTCACAGAGGTCAACCTCAACAATATTGATGACATCTCACAG GAGACTCTCATCCGATTTGCTGAGGCTCTGAGGTCCAACACTCATGTGAGAGTCTTCAGCCTCGCAAACACTCGAGCCGATGACCCCGTGGCTCTGGCCATCGCTAAGATGCTGAGGGAGAACTCGTCCATCATCAGTCTGAATATAGAGTCCAACTATGTGACTGGGAAGGGAGTGATGGCGCTGGTTCAAGCGCTCCCAGGAAACAACACTTTGACTGAACTTCGGTTCCACAACCAGAGGCACATGTGTGGAGGACAG GTAGAAATGGAGATGGTGAAGATTCTGAGAGAAAACCACACACTGATCAAACTGGGCTACCAGTTCAACCTCCCTGGTCCCAGAATGAGCATGACTGGGATCCTCACCAGGAACCAAGACCGCCAGAGACAGAAACGTCTGCAGgagcagaggcagcagcagcagcaggggcaACCAGACGGAGCTGTTTACCCCAGAACCACTGCACTG CGAGGAACGCCTGTTTCATCGCCTTACAGCTCACCCTGGTCCTCGCCCAAACTGCCCCGAAGCGACACGGCTAAAAAACAGACTCCCcctgctccacctcctcccccacctccgccgccacctcctcctcctcccccacctccaccGCCACCTCCCCCCCAGCGGGAGAAGAAAAAGCCCACGAGGATGATCGCGGAGGTCATCAAGGCCCACGAGGCCGGCAGCAAAAAGGTGGCGAAAACAAAAGGGAAGAAGGGCAAGAAGgcgaaggagaaggaggagacgaGCAGCATCCTGAAGGAGCTGAAGAGCGCACTGAGGCCAGTGTCGGTGGAccggaggggggaggagggcaGCAGGCCGTCCACACCAATGAGGTCGGCCCACGATCAGCTGATGGAGTCCATCCGCAACAGCAGCCTCCGCAACCTGAGACGG GTGGAAGTACCACATCATCTCCGATAA